The Scomber scombrus chromosome 5, fScoSco1.1, whole genome shotgun sequence genome window below encodes:
- the itm2ca gene encoding integral membrane protein 2Ca translates to MVKISFQSVSGQKVEKENDGDKTEILIPHPMDEEELVLPLRPKKSPLNGLCCLTFGLVVFMAGLVLASIYVYRYYFIPHIPEENLFHCRVLYEDSMYAPLRGRQELEENVSIYLADNYEKITVPVPHFGGSDPADIIHDFHRGLTAYHDIALDKCYVIELNTTIVMPPRNLWELLINVKKGTYLPQTYILHEEMVVTGKVHNMRQLGPFIYRLCNGKDTYRLNRRVSRRRINKREAKDCHHIRHFENTFVVETVICDEA, encoded by the exons atgGTGAAGATCAGCTTCCAGTCTGTCTCGGGACAgaaagtggaaaaagaaaacgATGGCGACAAGACTGAAATCCTCATTCCTCATCCGATG GATGAGGAGGAGCTGGTCCTTCCTCTCAGGCCCAAGAAGTCTCCACTCAACGGCCTGTGCTGCCTGACGTTTGGCCTGGTTGTCTTCATGGCCGGTCTGGTCCTTGCCTCCATCTATGTCTACCGCTACTACTTCATACCTCAT atccCAGAGGAGAACTTGTTCCACTGCAGGGTGCTCTACGAAGACTCGATGTACGCCCCGCTGCGTGGGCGTCAGGAACTGGAGGAAAATGTTAGCATCTACTTGGCCGACAACTATGAGAAGATCACTGTGCCCGTGCCTCACTTTGGAGGCAGCGACCCTGCTGATATTATCCATGACTTCCACAGA GGACTGACCGCCTACCATGACATCGCTCTGGACAAGTGCTACGTTATAGAGCTCAACACCACTATAGTGATGCCTCCGCGCAACCTTTGGGAGCTCCTTATCAACGTCAAG AAGGGAACATACTTGCCTCAGACCTACATCCTCCATGAAGAGATGGTGGTGACCGGCAAAGTGCACAACATGCGTCAGCTGGGACCGTTCATCTACCGCCTGTGCAATGGGAAGGACACGTACCGCCTCAACCGTCGTGTCTCCCGCAGAC GCATCAACAAGCGCGAGGCGAAGGACTGCCACCACATCCGTCACTTTGAGAATACATTTGTGGTGGAGACGGTTATCTGCGATGAAGCGTAA
- the LOC133980476 gene encoding lysophosphatidic acid receptor 6-like, with protein MRTVCASTTFKKSRRMKKHLGYAVVFGSVMVLGLPLNAVALWILLRRHSLKSPSAVFMVNLAISDLLLVISLPMRVYFYATGTWPLSFTACTWISMLFRNNIRSSSIFITFISIDRLLAIVYPLRTRHLRTTSNAWKSAVLIWIFVIVMNIPERMIFSSSNKYNNNNTCFQFDNHQQHSLTGLVYLQPILVFILLTINIGSTALVSWTLRRHLTDSARINNKMNVMVIFAMNLVMFTICFVPVSIGVLYRKPGFLSLVWLATLNCCLDPLLYYFSLDSFWKKKEEVDSSPVQREQNVGTITSRAQQLTIPST; from the exons ATGCGCACAGTCTGTG CTTCAACAACGTTCAAGAAGAGCAGAAGGATGAAAAAGCAT CTGGGTTACGCTGTGGTATTTGGATCTGTTATGGTGCTGGGTTTGCCTCTCAATGCTGTGGCACTGTGGATTCTGCTTCGACGCCACAGCCTCAAATCCCCCAGTGCTGTTTTCATGGTCAACCTGGCCATCTCAGACCTGCTGCTGGTCATCTCCCTGCCCATGAGGGTCTACTTTTATGCCACAGGTACCTGGCCTCTGAGCTTCACTGCATGCACCTGGATTTCAATGCTCTTTCGCAACAACATCCGCTCAAGTTCCATCTTCATCACATTCATCAGCATTGATCGGCTGCTGGCTATAGTTTATCCGCTGAGGACACGCCATCTGCGAACCACTTCCAACGCCTGGAAATCTGCTGTGCTCATTTGGATTTTTGTGATTGTGATGAACATCCCAGAGAGAATGATTTTTTCTTCAagtaacaaatataataataataatacctgtTTTCAATTTGACAACCACCAGCAGCATTCTCTAACAGGACTGGTTTACCTTCAGCCTATTTTAGTGTTTATTCTGCTGACCATCAACATTGGGTCCACTGCTTTGGTGTCTTGGACTCTACGCAGACATCTCACTGACTCCGCAAGGATCAACAACAAGATGAATGTCATGGTGATTTTTGCCATGAACTTGGTAATGTTCACCATATGTTTCGTGCCTGTGTCTATTGGTGTTCTATATAGAAAACCAGGATTTCTGTCTTTGGTATGGCTTGCTACTCTGAACTGTTGTCTGGATCCACTGTTGTATTACTTTTCTTTGGATTCCTtctggaagaaaaaagaggaggtgGATTCTAGTCCTGTCCAAAGGGAACAAAATGTGGGTACCATCACTTCCAGGGCTCAACAATTAACTATTCCTTCGACATGA